The following are encoded together in the Methylorubrum sp. B1-46 genome:
- the pufL gene encoding photosynthetic reaction center subunit L — protein MAMLSFERKYRVRGGTLLGGDLFDFWVGPFYVGFFGVTTIFFSVLGTALILYGAAIGPTWNIWQINIAPPDLKYGLALAPLKEGGLWQIITFCAIGAFSSWALREVEICRKLGIGYHVPFAFAVAIFAYVSLVVIRPFLMGAWGYGFPYGILSHLDWVSNTGYQYLHFHYNPAHMLAVSFFFTTTFALALHGSLILSSTNPAKGETVKTPEHEDTYFRDTIGYSIGTLGIHRLGLFLALSAGFWSAVCIVISGPFWTQGWPEWWGWWLNLPVWR, from the coding sequence ATGGCAATGCTGAGCTTCGAGCGCAAATACAGGGTCCGCGGCGGCACCCTGCTGGGCGGAGACCTGTTCGATTTCTGGGTCGGCCCGTTCTACGTCGGCTTCTTCGGCGTCACGACGATCTTCTTCTCGGTGCTCGGCACCGCGCTGATCCTCTACGGCGCCGCGATCGGACCGACCTGGAACATCTGGCAGATCAACATCGCTCCGCCCGACCTGAAATACGGGCTGGCTCTGGCGCCCCTGAAGGAAGGGGGCCTATGGCAGATCATCACCTTCTGCGCGATCGGCGCGTTCTCGTCCTGGGCCCTGCGCGAGGTCGAGATCTGCCGCAAGCTCGGCATCGGCTACCACGTGCCGTTCGCCTTCGCAGTGGCGATCTTCGCCTACGTTTCGCTGGTGGTGATCCGCCCGTTCCTGATGGGCGCCTGGGGCTACGGCTTCCCCTACGGCATCCTCTCCCATCTCGATTGGGTGTCGAACACCGGCTACCAGTATCTGCACTTCCACTACAATCCCGCGCACATGCTCGCCGTGAGCTTCTTCTTCACGACGACGTTCGCGCTGGCGCTCCACGGCTCGCTGATCCTGTCCTCGACTAACCCGGCCAAGGGCGAGACGGTGAAGACGCCCGAGCACGAGGACACCTATTTCCGCGACACGATCGGTTACTCGATCGGAACCCTCGGCATCCATCGGCTCGGGCTGTTCCTCGCGCTGTCCGCAGGATTCTGGAGCGCGGTCTGCATCGTCATCTCGGGCCCCTTCTGGACGCAAGGGTGGCCGGAATGGTGGGGCTGGTGGCTCAACCTGCCCGTGTGGCGGTGA
- a CDS encoding type I secretion system permease/ATPase, which produces MSGLVNILYLTGSFFMLEVYDRVIPSRSVPTLIGLAALALALYAFQGVLEAIRGRILARIGASLDESLSGRVFDLVVRAPLKGVTQGDGLLPLRDLDQIRAFLSGSGPSAFFDLPWMPFYLAICFLFHPLIGVAALVGMGILIALTFLTDRASKGPTRDATGHGMRRNGLAEAGRRNAEVLAAMGMQERLAARWAGANRDYMNAHQAVADAGSGFGAGSKVFRMALQSGVLALGAWLVIHNEASAGVIIASSILVSRALAPAELTIANWKGFVAARQSWFRLSELLARMPQAERPHALPAPSETITVEGANVAPPGTPRLVVQDVSFGLRAGQGLGIIGPSASGKSSLVRALVGVWPPVRGKVRFDGAALDQWTSGDLGPHIGFLPQEVELFAGSVAENIARFEPDAPAEAIIAAAKAAGVHELILRLPEGYDTRIGEGGTGLSAGQRQRVGLARALYREPFLVVLDEPNANLDSEGENALTQAILGVRQRGGICVVVAHRPSALAALDLILMMADGRAQAFGPKDEILKRVLRPAPTPVPVAAEAPAAQVAAPAIRESA; this is translated from the coding sequence ATGAGCGGCCTGGTGAACATCCTCTATCTCACCGGCTCGTTCTTCATGCTCGAAGTCTACGATCGGGTGATTCCGAGCCGCTCGGTGCCGACCCTGATCGGCCTGGCGGCTCTCGCGCTGGCGCTCTACGCCTTTCAGGGCGTGCTCGAAGCCATCCGCGGCCGCATCCTCGCCCGCATCGGTGCGTCACTGGACGAGTCTCTGAGCGGGCGGGTGTTCGACCTCGTGGTGCGCGCCCCGCTGAAGGGCGTGACCCAGGGCGACGGCCTTCTGCCCCTGCGCGACCTCGACCAGATCCGCGCCTTCCTGTCCGGCTCCGGCCCTTCGGCCTTCTTCGACCTGCCGTGGATGCCGTTCTACCTCGCGATCTGCTTTCTGTTTCATCCGCTGATCGGTGTCGCCGCCCTCGTCGGCATGGGCATCCTGATCGCCCTGACCTTCCTCACCGATCGCGCCAGCAAAGGCCCGACGCGGGATGCGACGGGCCACGGCATGCGGCGCAACGGCCTCGCCGAGGCCGGACGCCGAAACGCCGAGGTGCTGGCCGCCATGGGCATGCAGGAGCGCCTCGCCGCGCGCTGGGCCGGGGCCAACCGCGACTACATGAACGCGCACCAGGCCGTGGCGGATGCCGGCAGCGGCTTCGGCGCCGGCTCCAAGGTGTTTCGCATGGCGCTTCAATCGGGCGTGCTCGCGCTCGGCGCCTGGCTCGTCATCCACAACGAGGCCAGCGCCGGCGTCATCATTGCCTCCTCGATCCTCGTCTCCCGCGCGCTCGCACCGGCGGAACTCACCATCGCCAACTGGAAGGGTTTCGTGGCCGCGCGCCAGAGCTGGTTCCGGCTGTCCGAGTTGCTGGCCCGGATGCCGCAGGCTGAGCGGCCACACGCGCTGCCGGCGCCCTCCGAGACCATCACCGTCGAGGGCGCCAACGTCGCCCCGCCCGGCACGCCGCGCCTTGTGGTGCAGGATGTGAGCTTCGGCCTGCGCGCGGGGCAGGGGCTCGGCATCATCGGTCCCTCGGCGTCCGGCAAATCCTCACTGGTGCGCGCCCTCGTCGGCGTCTGGCCGCCGGTGCGCGGAAAGGTTCGCTTCGACGGCGCCGCCCTCGACCAGTGGACGAGCGGCGACCTCGGGCCGCATATCGGCTTCCTGCCGCAGGAGGTGGAGCTGTTCGCCGGCAGCGTGGCCGAGAACATCGCCCGCTTCGAGCCGGACGCCCCGGCCGAGGCGATCATCGCGGCGGCCAAGGCGGCCGGCGTGCACGAGCTGATCCTGCGGCTGCCTGAGGGCTACGACACCCGCATCGGCGAGGGCGGTACCGGCCTCTCCGCCGGGCAGCGCCAGCGCGTCGGGCTGGCCCGCGCGCTCTACCGTGAGCCCTTCCTCGTGGTGCTCGACGAGCCCAATGCCAATCTCGACAGTGAGGGCGAGAACGCGCTGACGCAGGCGATCCTCGGCGTGCGCCAACGCGGTGGCATCTGCGTCGTCGTCGCCCACCGGCCGAGCGCGCTCGCCGCCCTCGACCTGATCCTGATGATGGCCGACGGCCGCGCCCAGGCCTTCGGGCCCAAGGACGAGATCCTCAAGCGCGTGCTGCGCCCGGCGCCGACCCCCGTTCCGGTCGCTGCCGAGGCTCCGGCCGCGCAGGTGGCCGCGCCCGCGATTCGTGAGAGTGCCTGA
- the pufM gene encoding photosynthetic reaction center subunit M: MAYYQNIFTQVQVRPVEPEHGIPISVDSRIGRPFNSYLFGLIGNSQVGPIYGGYLGALSFACGLIAFEIIGLNMWASVNWDPIQFVRQLPWLALEPPLPKYGLKVLPPLNEGGWWLIAGFFLTASILLWWVRMYRRARALGMGTHVPWAFASAIWLYLVLGFIRPLLMGSWSEAVPFGLFPHLDWTAAFSLRYGNLFYNPFHMLSIVFLYGSTLLFAMHGGTILATSRYGAEREIDQIVDRGTATERAALFWRWTMGFNATMESVHRWAWWFAVLTTLTGGIGILLTGTVVDNWYLWAVKHGVAPAYPQIYGPITDPLAVPGGTAGGTP, encoded by the coding sequence GTGGCCTATTATCAGAACATCTTCACCCAGGTGCAGGTGCGCCCGGTCGAGCCGGAACACGGCATCCCGATCTCGGTCGATTCCCGTATCGGCCGGCCGTTCAACAGCTACCTGTTCGGGCTGATCGGCAATTCCCAGGTCGGACCGATCTACGGCGGCTATCTTGGCGCCCTGTCCTTCGCCTGCGGCCTGATCGCCTTCGAGATCATCGGCCTCAACATGTGGGCCAGCGTGAACTGGGATCCGATCCAGTTCGTGCGCCAGTTGCCCTGGCTGGCGCTGGAGCCGCCGCTGCCCAAATACGGGCTCAAGGTGCTGCCGCCACTCAACGAGGGCGGCTGGTGGCTGATCGCCGGCTTCTTCCTCACCGCCTCGATCCTGCTGTGGTGGGTGCGGATGTACCGCCGCGCCCGCGCACTCGGCATGGGCACGCACGTGCCCTGGGCCTTCGCGAGCGCCATCTGGCTCTACCTCGTGCTCGGCTTCATCCGCCCGCTGCTGATGGGCTCGTGGAGCGAGGCGGTGCCCTTCGGCCTCTTCCCGCACCTCGATTGGACCGCCGCGTTCTCGCTGCGCTACGGCAACCTGTTCTACAATCCCTTCCACATGCTCTCGATCGTCTTCCTGTACGGATCGACGCTGCTGTTCGCGATGCACGGGGGCACGATCCTCGCCACCAGCCGCTACGGCGCCGAGCGTGAGATCGACCAGATCGTCGATCGCGGCACCGCCACCGAGCGCGCCGCTCTGTTCTGGCGCTGGACCATGGGCTTCAACGCCACGATGGAATCGGTCCACCGCTGGGCGTGGTGGTTCGCGGTGCTCACGACGCTGACCGGTGGTATCGGCATCCTGCTGACCGGCACCGTGGTGGACAACTGGTACCTCTGGGCGGTCAAGCACGGCGTCGCACCGGCCTACCCGCAGATCTACGGTCCGATCACCGATCCGCTCGCCGTGCCGGGCGGAACCGCAGGGGGGACGCCATGA
- a CDS encoding alpha/beta fold hydrolase, with the protein MGLADLVRFALGCITAAVGLVALALTCAAVATRLIAWRVEARYPAADRSIDVEGGRIAYLEDGPTTGARATVVLLHGASANAYDPMEGVGRPLARAGFRVIAFDRPGYGNSDRIAGADAASPAFQGRALGQALDRLGVGPVILLGHSWSGALALRIALDRPEQVAGLILVAPVAMPLPPRPLPWWAGLALTPPVTWLLTRTIAVPLGLSYLPSVAVGVFRPEQAVENYIEASRAPLILRPGPALANIQDLAGLPAALAEQAPRYESLRVPSVIVAGEADPIVQTRLQADPLSRAMPHARHVVLPGAGHMITYTAPDRLVREVEGLAETMAR; encoded by the coding sequence GTGGGCCTCGCCGATCTTGTCCGCTTCGCCCTCGGCTGCATCACTGCGGCCGTCGGGCTTGTCGCGCTGGCGCTGACCTGCGCAGCCGTCGCGACGCGGCTGATCGCTTGGCGCGTCGAGGCCCGCTATCCGGCCGCCGACCGCAGCATCGATGTCGAGGGCGGGCGCATCGCCTATCTCGAAGACGGTCCCACGACCGGAGCGAGGGCTACGGTCGTTCTCCTCCACGGTGCCTCGGCCAACGCCTACGACCCGATGGAGGGCGTCGGGCGTCCTCTCGCTCGGGCGGGCTTCCGCGTCATCGCCTTCGATCGGCCGGGCTACGGCAACAGCGACCGAATCGCCGGCGCGGACGCTGCCTCGCCGGCCTTCCAGGGAAGGGCGCTCGGACAGGCCCTCGACCGCCTCGGCGTCGGACCGGTCATCCTCCTCGGCCATTCCTGGTCGGGTGCGCTCGCCCTGCGGATCGCCCTCGACCGGCCGGAACAGGTGGCGGGGCTCATCCTCGTCGCGCCCGTGGCGATGCCGCTCCCGCCGCGACCGCTGCCCTGGTGGGCGGGGCTCGCGCTCACGCCGCCCGTGACGTGGCTGCTGACCCGGACCATCGCCGTGCCGCTCGGCCTGTCCTACCTGCCCTCGGTCGCGGTCGGTGTCTTTCGACCGGAGCAGGCCGTCGAGAATTACATCGAGGCGAGCCGCGCGCCGCTGATCCTGCGGCCGGGCCCGGCGCTCGCCAACATCCAGGATCTGGCCGGCCTTCCCGCCGCCCTCGCCGAGCAGGCGCCGCGCTACGAAAGCCTCCGCGTGCCGAGCGTGATCGTTGCCGGTGAAGCCGACCCGATCGTTCAGACGCGCCTGCAGGCCGATCCGCTGAGCCGGGCGATGCCGCACGCCCGGCACGTCGTGCTGCCGGGCGCCGGACATATGATCACCTATACCGCCCCCGACCGGCTGGTGCGCGAAGTCGAGGGCTTGGCGGAGACGATGGCTCGTTAG
- a CDS encoding HlyD family type I secretion periplasmic adaptor subunit, with product MSSTLVPLNGLAPALPRPVAQSSIRRHLAVAIGLSVALVFGVGGWAVFTDISAAVIAPGQLVVETDVKKVQHPTGGVVGQLLAREGQRVAAGDVLIRLDETQTRASLDIVLKAMDELSARRARDEAERDGLKTIAFPPDLVSRIDTDPTVARLIDGESRLFAARVAGREGQKAQLRERIDQLRQEIDGLTKQAAAKDREIGLIGHELTGVRDLYAKNLVPLSRVTALERDAARLEGERGQLIASTASARGKVAETELQILQIDGEMRTETGKDLAEIRGKWSELREKRVAAEDQLKRVELRAPQDGFVHQMSVHTIGGLVVPSEPAMLIVPASDQLLVEVRVQPQDIDNVRVGQKAVLRFPAFNTRTTPEIDGEVVRVSADVTQDVKTGQSYYTARIRIREDQKERLAGLRLVPGMPVESFTQIGERSVLSYLTKPLTDQIAKAWRER from the coding sequence ATGTCCTCGACGCTTGTCCCCCTGAATGGCCTCGCCCCGGCGCTGCCGCGGCCGGTTGCCCAAAGCTCGATCCGGCGCCATCTCGCCGTTGCCATCGGGCTCTCGGTCGCCCTGGTCTTCGGCGTCGGCGGCTGGGCTGTCTTCACCGACATTTCGGCCGCAGTAATCGCGCCGGGCCAGCTCGTGGTCGAGACCGACGTGAAAAAGGTCCAGCACCCCACCGGCGGCGTCGTCGGCCAACTCCTCGCCCGTGAGGGCCAACGGGTCGCCGCCGGCGACGTGCTGATCCGCCTCGACGAGACGCAGACGCGGGCCAGTCTCGACATCGTGCTCAAGGCCATGGACGAGCTCTCCGCCCGTCGCGCCCGCGACGAGGCCGAGCGCGACGGCCTCAAGACCATCGCCTTCCCGCCCGATCTCGTGTCGCGCATCGACACCGATCCCACGGTGGCGCGGTTGATCGACGGCGAATCGCGCCTGTTCGCCGCCCGCGTCGCCGGCCGCGAGGGCCAGAAGGCACAGTTGCGCGAGCGCATCGACCAGCTCCGCCAGGAGATCGATGGGCTCACCAAGCAGGCCGCCGCCAAGGACCGTGAGATCGGCCTGATCGGCCACGAACTGACCGGCGTGCGCGACCTCTACGCCAAGAACCTCGTACCGCTCTCCCGCGTGACGGCGCTGGAGCGCGACGCCGCCCGGCTCGAGGGCGAGCGCGGCCAGCTCATCGCCTCGACGGCCTCCGCGCGCGGCAAGGTCGCCGAGACCGAGCTGCAGATCCTCCAGATCGACGGCGAGATGCGCACGGAGACCGGCAAGGATCTGGCCGAGATCCGCGGCAAGTGGTCGGAGCTGCGCGAGAAGCGGGTGGCGGCCGAGGACCAGCTCAAGCGGGTGGAGCTGCGCGCGCCGCAGGACGGCTTCGTGCACCAGATGAGCGTGCACACGATCGGCGGCCTCGTCGTGCCGAGCGAGCCGGCGATGCTGATCGTGCCGGCCTCCGACCAGCTCCTCGTCGAAGTACGGGTGCAGCCGCAGGACATCGACAACGTCCGGGTCGGGCAGAAGGCGGTGCTGCGCTTTCCCGCCTTCAACACGCGCACCACGCCGGAGATCGACGGTGAGGTGGTGCGGGTCTCGGCCGATGTGACCCAGGACGTGAAGACCGGGCAGAGCTACTACACCGCGCGCATCCGCATCCGCGAGGATCAGAAGGAGCGCCTCGCGGGGCTTCGGCTGGTGCCGGGCATGCCGGTCGAGTCCTTCACGCAGATCGGCGAGCGCTCGGTGCTGTCCTACCTCACCAAGCCCCTGACCGATCAGATCGCCAAAGCGTGGCGGGAACGCTGA
- the pyk gene encoding pyruvate kinase: MKRSRRTKIVATLGPASDTPEMIEKLFHAGADVFRINMSHLAREKLPERIEVIRTIEREAKRPIGILVDLQGPKLRLGTFVGDAAELENGQTFVLDSDPTPGDTDRVFLPHPEILSALEPDHGILIDDGKLRLVVTEVSEGRAVTRVEVGGRISNRKGVSLPHTVLPLPAMTEKDRGDLEAGLAAGADWIAVSFVQRPEDVAEVKKVAAGRAQVMAKIEKPQALSRLDEIIEISDGIMVARGDLGVEMPLEQVPGVQKRITRGARRLGKPVVVATQMLESMITAPVPTRAEVSDVATAVYEGADAVMLSAESAAGQFPVEAISTMSRIAEQVERDALYWSILMAQRSEPEPTASDAIAAAAHQIVEALGLRSIMAWTHSGSTVLRLARARPDASVIALTPKRETARRLTMAWGVHPIVTKDASDVDDMAFRAAKFAVRERFAEIGDRVIVVAGVPFGIPGATNMVRIAFVTREHAERA; the protein is encoded by the coding sequence TTGAAGCGCTCGCGCCGCACCAAGATTGTCGCTACCCTCGGCCCGGCATCCGACACGCCGGAGATGATCGAGAAGTTGTTCCACGCCGGTGCGGACGTTTTCCGCATCAACATGAGTCACTTGGCCCGCGAAAAGCTGCCGGAGCGGATCGAGGTGATTCGCACCATCGAGCGCGAGGCCAAGCGCCCGATCGGCATCCTCGTCGACCTCCAGGGTCCGAAGCTGCGTCTGGGCACCTTCGTCGGCGATGCCGCCGAACTGGAGAACGGTCAGACCTTCGTGCTCGATTCGGATCCGACGCCCGGCGACACGGATCGGGTGTTCCTGCCCCATCCGGAAATCTTGTCCGCGCTGGAGCCCGATCACGGCATTCTGATCGATGACGGCAAGCTTCGGCTTGTCGTCACGGAGGTGAGCGAGGGCCGTGCGGTCACTCGCGTCGAGGTCGGTGGGCGCATCTCGAACCGCAAGGGCGTGTCGCTGCCCCACACCGTGCTGCCGCTGCCGGCGATGACGGAGAAGGACCGGGGCGATCTCGAAGCCGGTCTGGCCGCCGGTGCGGACTGGATCGCCGTTTCCTTCGTGCAGCGGCCCGAGGACGTGGCCGAGGTGAAGAAGGTCGCCGCCGGGCGCGCCCAGGTGATGGCCAAGATCGAGAAGCCGCAAGCGCTCTCGCGCCTCGACGAGATCATCGAGATCTCCGACGGCATCATGGTCGCCCGCGGCGATCTCGGCGTCGAGATGCCGCTCGAGCAGGTTCCGGGCGTGCAGAAGCGGATCACCCGCGGCGCGCGCCGGCTCGGCAAGCCGGTCGTCGTGGCGACGCAGATGCTCGAATCGATGATCACCGCGCCGGTGCCGACCCGCGCCGAGGTGTCGGACGTCGCGACTGCCGTCTACGAGGGTGCGGACGCGGTCATGCTCTCGGCGGAGAGCGCCGCCGGCCAGTTCCCAGTCGAGGCGATCAGCACCATGAGCCGGATCGCCGAGCAGGTGGAGCGCGACGCGCTCTACTGGTCGATCCTGATGGCGCAGCGCTCCGAGCCCGAGCCGACCGCCTCCGATGCCATCGCCGCGGCGGCGCACCAGATCGTCGAGGCGCTCGGCCTGCGCTCGATCATGGCCTGGACCCATTCCGGCTCAACGGTGCTGCGTCTGGCGCGTGCGCGGCCCGATGCCAGCGTCATCGCCCTGACGCCGAAGCGCGAGACGGCGCGGCGCCTGACCATGGCCTGGGGTGTGCACCCCATCGTCACCAAGGATGCCAGCGACGTGGACGACATGGCGTTCCGCGCGGCAAAATTCGCGGTGCGCGAGCGCTTCGCCGAGATCGGCGACCGCGTGATCGTCGTGGCGGGCGTGCCGTTCGGCATTCCGGGCGCGACGAACATGGTGCGCATCGCCTTCGTCACCCGCGAGCACGCCGAGCGAGCCTGA
- a CDS encoding tetratricopeptide repeat protein, translated as MDARRIPFLTALCFGLALASGGHPAAAAEKARPEKERKAHPPVSLEDLYTRLKQAGDETEAKAIATLIERRLGRSGSATADLLSDRARQAMSGNDLPLAVELMDRAVALEPNWSEGWSRRATLFWRLSDSSTAIADLQRALVLEPRHFEAWAALGKLYLAQDDKGRALDAFRRAEALYPQWDVLKKAIERLKPDVDGRDL; from the coding sequence ATGGACGCTCGCCGCATTCCCTTCCTGACCGCTCTCTGCTTCGGCCTCGCGCTCGCGAGCGGCGGCCATCCGGCAGCAGCGGCGGAAAAGGCGCGACCTGAGAAGGAGCGCAAGGCGCACCCGCCGGTCAGCCTCGAAGACCTCTACACCCGCCTCAAGCAGGCGGGGGACGAGACCGAGGCGAAGGCGATCGCCACCCTGATCGAGCGCCGTCTCGGCCGATCCGGCAGCGCGACCGCCGATCTTCTCTCCGACCGCGCCCGGCAGGCGATGAGCGGCAACGATCTGCCGCTCGCCGTCGAACTGATGGACCGGGCCGTTGCCCTGGAGCCGAACTGGTCCGAGGGCTGGAGCCGGCGGGCGACCCTATTCTGGCGCCTGTCCGATTCTTCGACCGCCATTGCCGACCTGCAGCGCGCCCTGGTGCTGGAGCCGCGGCATTTCGAGGCTTGGGCGGCGCTCGGAAAGCTCTACCTCGCTCAGGACGACAAGGGTCGCGCCCTCGACGCCTTCCGCCGGGCCGAGGCGCTCTACCCGCAATGGGACGTGCTGAAGAAGGCGATCGAGCGGCTGAAACCCGACGTTGACGGTCGCGACCTCTGA
- the pufC gene encoding photosynthetic reaction center cytochrome PufC, whose translation MKTLLVVAGAVVALFLTIAQFGTAGWTKPPILAQQHGFRGTGMDQIQTKSGAAALKAANLPPAPADPVEPGTEKAGAVYENVKVLKDLSVEEFNRLMTSMTEWVSPEQGCTYCHNTENMADDSLYQKQVARRMIQMVQHINTTWKEKHVGEAGVNCYTCHRGQPVPTNIWFQNPGPNYKTGFIARNNGQNMASPSVGLASLPYDTLSEFFGKKDADENLIRVNATTALPESKGKPIQAAEKTYGLMMHMSSSLGVNCTYCHNTRAISNWEQSTPQRTLAWHAIRMVRDLNGDYIEPLTSTFPPNRLGPTGDAPKLNCATCHNGQSKPLAGAHVIETYPELAKSTAEMAVPVPPADPAPQSPAPSP comes from the coding sequence ATGAAGACGCTGCTCGTGGTCGCGGGCGCCGTCGTCGCCCTGTTTCTCACCATCGCCCAGTTCGGTACGGCCGGCTGGACCAAGCCCCCGATCCTCGCCCAGCAGCACGGCTTCCGCGGCACCGGCATGGATCAGATCCAGACGAAATCCGGCGCGGCGGCGCTGAAGGCCGCCAACCTGCCGCCGGCCCCGGCCGATCCGGTCGAGCCCGGCACCGAGAAGGCCGGCGCCGTCTACGAGAACGTGAAGGTTCTGAAAGATCTGAGCGTCGAGGAGTTCAACCGCCTGATGACCTCGATGACGGAGTGGGTCAGTCCGGAGCAGGGTTGCACCTACTGCCACAACACCGAGAACATGGCCGATGACAGCCTCTATCAGAAGCAGGTCGCCCGCCGGATGATCCAGATGGTGCAGCACATTAACACCACTTGGAAGGAGAAGCATGTCGGCGAGGCGGGGGTGAATTGCTATACCTGCCACCGGGGCCAGCCCGTGCCGACAAACATCTGGTTCCAGAATCCGGGACCGAACTACAAGACCGGCTTCATCGCCCGCAACAACGGGCAGAACATGGCCTCGCCCTCCGTCGGTCTCGCCTCGCTGCCCTATGACACGCTGAGCGAATTCTTCGGCAAGAAGGATGCCGACGAGAACCTGATCCGCGTGAACGCGACGACGGCTCTGCCGGAGAGCAAGGGCAAGCCGATCCAGGCCGCGGAGAAGACCTATGGCCTGATGATGCACATGTCGTCGTCGCTCGGCGTCAACTGCACCTACTGCCACAACACCCGAGCAATCTCGAATTGGGAGCAGAGCACGCCGCAGCGCACGCTGGCCTGGCACGCCATCCGCATGGTGCGCGACCTCAACGGCGACTACATCGAACCGCTGACCTCGACTTTCCCGCCCAACCGCCTCGGCCCGACCGGTGATGCGCCGAAGCTGAACTGTGCCACCTGCCACAACGGCCAGAGCAAGCCGCTGGCAGGCGCGCACGTGATCGAGACCTACCCCGAACTGGCGAAATCGACGGCCGAGATGGCGGTGCCCGTGCCCCCGGCCGATCCGGCGCCGCAGTCACCGGCGCCCTCACCCTGA
- the ykgO gene encoding type B 50S ribosomal protein L36: MKIRNSLKSLRARHRDNQLVRRKGRVYVINKTQKRFKARQG; encoded by the coding sequence ATGAAGATTCGCAATTCGCTCAAGTCGCTCCGCGCCCGTCACCGCGACAACCAGCTCGTGCGCCGCAAGGGCCGCGTCTACGTCATCAACAAGACCCAGAAGCGCTTCAAGGCCCGCCAGGGCTGA